The following proteins are encoded in a genomic region of Nonomuraea muscovyensis:
- a CDS encoding CapA family protein, which translates to MTITLALAGDTMLGRGVAERLTGRPRAEDFFAGEVREPLAEADLFLLNLECCVSSRGTPWRAPVKPFHFRAPPQAAGLLAELGVGCVTLANNHALDYGFEALLDTLGHLARAGIGCVGAGEDLAAARRPACLDVRGTRVGVVAFSDHPRDFAATPRRPGIAYADLAGGVPSWVTATVAALRGRGEAVLVTPHWGPNMVTEPLAYVRRAAGALVGAGATLVAGHSAHTFHGVAPRVLFDLGDFIDDYAVDPLARNDLGLLWLVTLSPAGPVELRALPLKLDYTRTRLARGDDWRRVRDRFTAAGAALGTSVRVRDGELVAALDTPCGG; encoded by the coding sequence ATGACCATCACCCTGGCCCTGGCCGGCGACACGATGCTCGGCCGCGGCGTGGCAGAGCGCCTGACCGGCCGTCCCCGCGCGGAAGACTTCTTCGCCGGCGAGGTGCGCGAACCGCTGGCCGAGGCCGATCTCTTCCTGCTGAACCTGGAGTGCTGCGTCTCCTCGCGCGGCACCCCCTGGCGGGCGCCGGTCAAGCCGTTCCACTTCAGGGCGCCGCCGCAGGCAGCCGGTCTGCTGGCCGAGCTCGGCGTGGGCTGCGTGACCCTGGCCAACAACCACGCCCTCGACTACGGCTTCGAGGCGCTGCTCGACACCCTCGGCCACCTGGCCCGGGCGGGCATCGGTTGCGTGGGCGCGGGCGAGGACCTGGCCGCGGCCCGGCGGCCGGCCTGCCTGGACGTGCGCGGGACGCGCGTGGGCGTCGTGGCCTTCAGCGACCATCCCCGCGACTTCGCCGCCACGCCGCGCCGGCCCGGGATCGCCTACGCCGACCTGGCCGGCGGCGTGCCGTCCTGGGTGACCGCGACGGTGGCGGCGCTGCGCGGGCGGGGTGAGGCGGTGCTGGTGACCCCGCACTGGGGGCCCAACATGGTCACCGAGCCCCTTGCGTACGTCCGCCGGGCCGCCGGCGCGCTCGTCGGGGCCGGGGCCACGCTGGTGGCGGGGCACTCGGCGCACACCTTCCACGGCGTGGCCCCGCGGGTGCTGTTCGACCTGGGCGACTTCATCGACGACTACGCCGTGGACCCGCTCGCCCGCAACGACCTCGGGCTGCTGTGGCTGGTCACCCTGTCGCCCGCCGGCCCGGTGGAGCTGCGCGCCCTGCCGCTCAAGCTGGACTACACCCGTACCCGGCTGGCCCGCGGCGACGACTGGCGGCGGGTGCGCGACCGCTTCACCGCCGCCGGCGCCGCGCTCGGCACGTCCGTCCGCGTACGCGACGGCGAACTCGTCGCCGCCCTGGACACCCCCTGCGGCGGGTGA
- a CDS encoding STAS domain-containing protein, with the protein MEPLTVTVETMAGHTRVRLQGEIDIATAEAFASALDNAVEHPAVSSLELDLGDVSFIDCSGLRVLVAVRQAMEDKGGTVSLIRRSSAVDRLLSAAGLDEHLHVPGTHVKEPIPAA; encoded by the coding sequence ATGGAGCCGCTGACCGTCACCGTCGAGACCATGGCGGGGCACACCAGGGTGCGCCTCCAGGGCGAGATCGACATCGCCACCGCCGAAGCCTTCGCAAGCGCCTTGGACAACGCCGTCGAGCATCCGGCCGTCTCGTCTCTGGAGCTGGACCTGGGCGACGTGTCGTTCATCGACTGCTCCGGGCTGCGCGTCCTGGTGGCCGTGCGGCAGGCGATGGAGGACAAGGGCGGGACGGTGAGCCTGATCCGCCGGTCGTCGGCGGTGGACCGCCTGCTGTCCGCCGCCGGGCTCGACGAGCACCTGCACGTGCCGGGTACGCACGTCAAGGAGCCGATCCCGGCCGCGTAA
- a CDS encoding GNAT family N-acetyltransferase encodes MHHPITRLAAGDFRDDVTGLAGLLADVVAGGASLGFVLPFGRAEAAAWWRAQEPAVADGGLRLWVARASQGVTGPTGIVGVIGLALERKPNGGHRAEIVKLMVHPGARGHGLGRALLGTAEWAAAEAGVTLLLLDTETGSTADRLYPAAGWARYGVVPGYAADPAGSLKDCSFYYKRLGAPARPTAV; translated from the coding sequence GTGCACCACCCGATCACCCGCCTGGCCGCCGGCGACTTCCGCGACGACGTGACGGGCCTGGCCGGTCTGCTCGCCGACGTCGTCGCCGGCGGCGCCTCCCTCGGCTTCGTGCTGCCCTTCGGCCGTGCCGAGGCGGCCGCCTGGTGGCGCGCCCAGGAGCCGGCCGTGGCCGACGGCGGCCTGCGCCTGTGGGTCGCGCGCGCCTCCCAGGGCGTCACCGGCCCCACCGGCATCGTGGGCGTCATCGGTTTGGCGCTGGAGCGCAAACCCAACGGCGGCCACCGCGCCGAGATCGTCAAGCTGATGGTCCACCCCGGCGCCCGCGGGCACGGCCTGGGCCGCGCCCTGCTCGGCACCGCCGAGTGGGCGGCCGCCGAGGCCGGCGTCACCCTCCTGCTGCTGGACACCGAGACCGGCAGCACGGCCGACCGCCTCTACCCCGCCGCCGGCTGGGCCAGGTACGGCGTCGTGCCCGGCTACGCCGCCGACCCGGCCGGCTCGCTGAAGGACTGCAGCTTCTACTACAAACGGCTGGGCGCCCCGGCGCGGCCCACCGCCGTGTGA
- a CDS encoding amino acid-binding protein, giving the protein MSTDLAVILNDEPGELARLGQVTGQAGVNIGGLAAFTGDGKGVVHLLLDDDAVARCRQALEGAGMGIADERQVLVVDIDDRPGTLGELTRQLAEANVNIDLAYTAFGGVKVVIATDDLDNAVAALDGTLGDRVPTASIWDQPA; this is encoded by the coding sequence ATGTCCACGGATCTGGCAGTCATCCTCAACGACGAGCCGGGAGAGCTGGCCCGACTGGGGCAGGTCACCGGCCAGGCCGGCGTGAACATCGGGGGCCTGGCGGCCTTCACCGGCGACGGCAAGGGCGTGGTCCACCTGCTCCTCGACGACGACGCCGTGGCCCGGTGCCGGCAGGCGCTCGAGGGCGCGGGGATGGGGATCGCCGACGAACGCCAGGTGCTGGTGGTCGACATCGACGACCGTCCCGGCACGCTGGGCGAGCTGACGCGGCAGCTCGCCGAGGCGAACGTCAACATCGACCTCGCCTACACGGCCTTCGGCGGGGTCAAGGTCGTCATCGCCACCGACGACCTGGACAACGCGGTGGCCGCCCTCGACGGCACCTTGGGCGATCGGGTGCCCACGGCGAGCATCTGGGACCAGCCCGCCTGA
- a CDS encoding universal stress protein — translation MKDRRIVVGVDGTPGCEDALLWAAGEAERAGARLVVAHAWDAGERHAPYAPHAWPDDLRYRRSRATAVLDRAVALAREARPGLGVERRLVAGRAEAALTRVARGAALLVLGSAAHHAGDGRLGVVVLSCLRWPPCPVTVVPCRSVPAAHGGAPSGRLLEYAGAGDPETP, via the coding sequence ATGAAGGATCGACGCATCGTCGTGGGCGTGGACGGCACGCCGGGCTGCGAGGACGCCCTGCTGTGGGCGGCCGGTGAGGCGGAGCGGGCCGGGGCGCGGCTCGTCGTCGCGCACGCATGGGACGCCGGCGAGCGTCACGCCCCGTACGCGCCGCACGCCTGGCCCGACGACCTGCGATACCGGCGTTCCCGGGCCACCGCCGTCCTCGACCGGGCGGTCGCGCTCGCCCGCGAGGCCCGCCCCGGCCTCGGCGTCGAGCGGCGGCTCGTCGCGGGTCGCGCGGAGGCTGCGCTCACGCGGGTCGCGCGGGGAGCAGCGCTGCTGGTGCTGGGATCGGCCGCGCACCACGCCGGCGACGGCAGGCTCGGCGTGGTGGTGCTGTCGTGCCTGCGCTGGCCGCCGTGCCCGGTGACCGTCGTGCCCTGCCGCTCCGTCCCGGCGGCCCACGGCGGCGCGCCCAGCGGGCGGTTGCTCGAGTACGCGGGCGCCGGAGATCCCGAAACACCGTGA
- a CDS encoding helix-turn-helix domain-containing protein has protein sequence MGKTEVDPVEARLAGRLAHLRAEHGWSLEELAARTGVSRSTLSRLERAEISPTAAMLGKLCSAYGRTMSQLLAEAEADFPQLVRADRQTVWRDEASGFTRRSVSPPHPGSRGELVEGTLRPGADISYDEPPVAGLEQHIWVLDGTLEVSAGGGTHRIKTGDCLRFRLWGRSRFHNPGPGPARYALVIVLP, from the coding sequence ATGGGAAAGACCGAGGTCGATCCGGTCGAGGCGCGCCTGGCCGGACGGCTCGCGCACCTGCGCGCCGAGCACGGCTGGTCGCTGGAGGAGCTGGCGGCGCGCACCGGCGTCAGCCGCTCGACGCTGTCGCGGCTGGAGCGGGCCGAGATCAGCCCGACCGCGGCCATGCTCGGCAAGCTGTGCTCGGCCTACGGCCGGACGATGTCGCAGCTGCTGGCCGAGGCCGAGGCCGACTTTCCGCAGCTCGTCCGGGCCGACCGGCAGACGGTGTGGCGTGACGAGGCCTCCGGCTTCACCCGCCGCTCGGTGTCGCCGCCCCACCCGGGTTCGCGGGGCGAGCTGGTCGAGGGCACGCTGCGGCCGGGCGCCGACATCTCCTACGACGAGCCACCGGTCGCCGGGCTCGAACAGCACATCTGGGTACTCGACGGCACCCTGGAGGTCAGCGCGGGTGGCGGCACCCACCGGATCAAGACGGGAGACTGCCTGCGGTTCCGGCTGTGGGGCCGCTCCCGCTTCCACAACCCGGGGCCGGGGCCTGCCCGCTACGCCCTCGTGATCGTCCTCCCCTGA
- a CDS encoding serine hydrolase yields MTGRSGTRGPVAVAGVMALLLSACAGGGTTAGLSRVAPVTSPGASLPAEPPAQPPPSLTRARVDAAVARLDGVVRDTLARTGVPGMSVAVVYRDRVAYLKGFGVRRVGSPGVVGPDTLFQLASLSKPLAATVVAAVAGQGTVSWDDPVVEHDPRFALADPWVTRHATLADLFAHRSGLPDHAGDLLEDLGYRRGYILRHLRDEPLAPFRATYAYTNFGFTAAAVAVARARGTTWADLSARTLYEPLGMTATTSRFAAYERAPDRAVTHVRVDGRWEAGPVRDPQAQSPAGGAASTARDLAAWMRLQLGGGTFKGRRVVGQAQLGRTHLPHIVSAPPRAPNGRAGFYGLGWNVDYDELGRLRLGHSGAFELGAATAVTLLPSERLGIVALTNGRPVGAPETVAATFLDIAQHGRPTVDWPAFLGKVFAGLEEAGRSRTDYTRPPADAAPARPAAAYVGTYGNDYYGPLTVMRESGGLVMRLGPQGVRRFPLRHYTGDTFAYETGGENASGLSGVRFTAGPGGAITQVTVESLDRDGLGAFTRR; encoded by the coding sequence GTGACCGGGCGGTCCGGGACGCGGGGCCCGGTAGCCGTCGCCGGGGTGATGGCGCTGCTGCTGTCGGCGTGCGCCGGTGGCGGCACCACGGCCGGGCTCTCCCGGGTCGCCCCGGTGACGAGCCCCGGGGCGAGCCTGCCGGCGGAGCCGCCCGCGCAGCCGCCGCCCTCGCTCACCCGGGCCCGCGTCGACGCCGCCGTGGCCCGGCTCGACGGCGTGGTCCGTGACACGCTGGCCAGGACCGGTGTGCCCGGCATGTCGGTCGCCGTCGTGTACCGCGACCGGGTCGCCTACCTCAAGGGGTTCGGGGTGCGCCGGGTGGGCAGCCCCGGCGTCGTCGGCCCGGACACGCTCTTCCAGCTCGCCTCCCTGTCCAAGCCGCTGGCCGCCACCGTGGTCGCCGCCGTCGCCGGGCAGGGGACCGTCTCATGGGACGACCCGGTGGTGGAACACGACCCGCGGTTCGCGCTGGCCGACCCGTGGGTGACGCGCCACGCGACCCTGGCCGACCTGTTCGCCCACCGCAGTGGCCTGCCCGACCATGCCGGCGACCTGCTGGAGGATCTCGGCTACCGCCGCGGCTACATTCTGCGCCACCTGCGCGACGAGCCGCTGGCCCCGTTCCGCGCGACGTACGCGTACACCAACTTCGGCTTCACCGCGGCGGCGGTCGCGGTGGCCAGGGCGCGCGGGACGACCTGGGCGGACCTGTCGGCGCGGACCCTGTACGAGCCGCTCGGCATGACCGCCACCACCTCCCGCTTCGCCGCGTACGAGCGGGCGCCCGACAGGGCCGTGACGCACGTCCGGGTGGACGGCCGCTGGGAGGCCGGGCCGGTGCGCGACCCGCAGGCCCAGTCACCGGCGGGCGGGGCCGCCTCGACCGCCCGCGACCTCGCGGCGTGGATGCGCCTGCAGCTCGGCGGCGGGACGTTCAAGGGCAGGCGCGTCGTCGGCCAGGCGCAGCTCGGGCGGACGCACCTGCCGCACATCGTCTCGGCGCCCCCGCGGGCCCCGAACGGCCGGGCCGGCTTCTACGGGCTCGGCTGGAACGTGGACTACGACGAGCTGGGCCGGCTGCGGCTCGGCCACTCCGGCGCCTTCGAGCTGGGCGCGGCCACGGCGGTGACCCTGCTGCCGTCCGAAAGGCTCGGCATCGTGGCGCTCACCAACGGCCGGCCGGTCGGCGCGCCGGAGACCGTGGCGGCGACGTTCCTCGACATCGCGCAGCACGGCAGGCCGACGGTCGACTGGCCGGCCTTCCTCGGCAAGGTCTTCGCGGGGCTGGAGGAGGCCGGCCGGTCGAGGACCGACTACACCCGCCCGCCCGCGGACGCCGCGCCGGCCAGGCCGGCGGCCGCCTACGTGGGGACCTACGGCAACGACTACTACGGCCCGCTCACCGTCATGCGCGAGAGCGGCGGGCTGGTGATGCGGCTCGGCCCGCAGGGGGTGCGCCGCTTCCCGCTGCGCCACTACACCGGCGACACGTTCGCCTACGAGACGGGGGGCGAGAACGCCTCCGGCCTGTCCGGTGTCCGCTTCACGGCCGGGCCGGGCGGAGCGATCACGCAGGTCACCGTGGAGAGCCTCGACCGCGACGGCCTCGGCGCCTTCACCCGCCGCTGA
- a CDS encoding STAS domain-containing protein, whose product MGRASELDQRLDQRRRAAAGADASDRVLHTDGLLSVVFDGTPGRAVVRLAGELDTTNRGAVERALREAHRLDAALALDLERLSFVDVAGARALLGFVHETSAPVRHVPGRLRRLLEVLGLTF is encoded by the coding sequence GTGGGCCGCGCTTCTGAGCTCGACCAGCGCCTCGACCAGCGGCGCCGGGCCGCGGCCGGCGCCGACGCATCCGACCGGGTGCTCCACACCGACGGCCTGCTGAGCGTCGTCTTCGACGGCACGCCCGGCCGGGCGGTGGTCCGGCTCGCCGGAGAGCTCGACACCACCAACCGCGGGGCGGTGGAGCGCGCGCTGCGCGAGGCCCACCGGCTCGACGCCGCGCTGGCCCTCGACCTCGAACGGCTGTCGTTCGTCGACGTCGCCGGGGCGCGGGCCCTGCTCGGCTTCGTCCACGAGACCTCGGCGCCGGTGCGCCACGTCCCCGGCCGGCTCCGCCGGCTGCTGGAGGTGCTCGGCCTCACCTTCTGA
- a CDS encoding carboxylate-amine ligase: MTNPTGTIAVGVEEEFHIVDAGTRHLVSRSGDLLDRLPKDRFTQELLRSAVEANSRPFPTLEELARDLTGLRRTMIAAADDLGLGIAAAGTVPLGDVDRMKVSPDPRYEQMLDDYQVLTREQLISGTQVHAEIEDPDLAVMVAHRVGPWLSPLLALSGSSPYWMGEDTGYASYRTLVWRRWPTSGGG; this comes from the coding sequence ATGACGAATCCCACGGGCACCATCGCGGTCGGAGTGGAGGAGGAGTTCCACATCGTCGACGCCGGCACGCGGCACCTCGTGTCCCGCTCCGGCGACCTGCTGGACCGGCTGCCGAAGGACCGGTTCACCCAGGAGTTGCTGCGCTCGGCCGTGGAGGCCAACAGCAGGCCGTTCCCCACGCTGGAGGAGCTGGCGCGTGACCTGACCGGCCTGCGCCGCACGATGATCGCGGCGGCGGACGACCTGGGCCTGGGCATCGCGGCGGCGGGCACCGTGCCGCTGGGCGACGTGGACCGGATGAAGGTCTCCCCCGATCCGCGCTACGAGCAGATGCTGGACGACTACCAGGTGCTGACCCGTGAGCAGCTCATCAGCGGGACCCAGGTGCACGCCGAGATCGAGGACCCGGACCTGGCGGTCATGGTCGCGCACCGGGTGGGCCCGTGGCTGTCCCCGTTGCTGGCGCTGAGCGGCAGCTCGCCCTACTGGATGGGGGAGGACACCGGGTACGCCAGCTACCGCACCCTGGTGTGGCGGCGCTGGCCGACCTCGGGCGGCGGGTGA
- a CDS encoding ankyrin repeat domain-containing protein, with protein sequence MTGDRLVLAAGTGESAAVRRLLDRGVSADAPDAYGSTALYRAAVHGDAAIVRMLLAAGADPDRESGGDSEGLPLCAAACWGHAEAVGALLDAGADPDRREDGEGSAMTALHWAAANGHLAVVTALLERGATPDPPAPGRTPLAHAAEKGLPAVVRALLGHGADPTAADDRGLRPADLARRHVGHDVEAGLRDQAAAYAPPGARVRLRRERGEGGDERVVAEVRDADGDPRSEHWLGTGHAEVVRLLEEATRTP encoded by the coding sequence GTGACTGGAGACCGACTGGTACTGGCGGCGGGCACGGGCGAGAGCGCCGCGGTCAGGCGGCTGCTCGACCGGGGCGTGTCCGCCGACGCTCCGGACGCGTACGGCAGCACGGCCCTCTACCGGGCCGCCGTGCACGGTGACGCCGCGATCGTGCGGATGCTGCTCGCCGCCGGAGCCGACCCCGACCGGGAGAGCGGCGGCGACAGCGAGGGGCTGCCGTTGTGCGCCGCCGCCTGCTGGGGGCACGCCGAGGCGGTCGGCGCGCTGCTGGACGCCGGCGCCGATCCCGACCGCCGCGAGGACGGCGAGGGGAGTGCCATGACCGCGCTGCACTGGGCGGCGGCGAACGGGCACCTGGCCGTGGTGACGGCCCTCCTCGAACGGGGCGCGACCCCCGACCCGCCCGCCCCCGGCCGCACGCCCCTCGCGCACGCCGCCGAGAAGGGCCTGCCCGCCGTGGTCAGGGCCCTGCTGGGCCACGGCGCCGACCCCACCGCGGCCGACGACCGTGGCCTGCGCCCCGCCGACCTCGCCCGGCGTCACGTGGGACACGACGTCGAGGCCGGGCTGCGCGACCAGGCCGCCGCGTACGCGCCACCGGGAGCGCGGGTGAGGCTCCGCCGGGAGCGGGGAGAGGGCGGCGACGAGAGGGTGGTGGCCGAGGTCCGCGACGCGGACGGGGATCCGCGTTCGGAACACTGGCTCGGCACCGGTCACGCCGAGGTCGTCCGCCTCCTGGAGGAGGCCACGCGGACGCCGTGA
- a CDS encoding helix-turn-helix transcriptional regulator, with protein sequence MGKSTDDRPRWTFLTNHARVLLEIARDPQVRVRDIAAVIGITERAAQGIVTDLKEAGYLDPVRVGRRNHYTIDAGQGFRHPTEANVPVRVLIDMFTHRDRTGTAAERTGAADRTTEDQTM encoded by the coding sequence ATGGGCAAGAGCACTGATGACCGGCCGCGCTGGACCTTTCTCACCAACCATGCCCGCGTGCTGCTGGAGATCGCTCGTGACCCGCAGGTGCGCGTGCGCGACATCGCGGCCGTGATCGGCATCACGGAGCGCGCCGCGCAGGGCATCGTCACCGACCTCAAGGAGGCCGGCTACCTCGACCCGGTGCGGGTGGGGCGGCGCAACCACTACACGATCGACGCGGGTCAGGGCTTCCGGCACCCGACCGAGGCGAACGTGCCGGTGCGGGTGCTGATCGACATGTTCACCCACCGCGACCGCACGGGCACGGCCGCCGAGCGCACGGGCGCGGCGGACCGGACCACGGAGGACCAGACCATGTAG
- a CDS encoding protein phosphatase 2C domain-containing protein, whose translation MLHVAYATAPAPGGVNEDYVIAGPAWVAVLDGATAPRGVESGCEHGVPWLVRTLARALVEPVEAGDPLPEALSRAITVTKDAHGGTCDLGNPHSPSSTVAIVRRAGEHLEYLVLCDSPVGVLHTDGTLDVVDDDRIGHLPGGRPYSLDLVASQRNRRGGFWVAGADPGAAFEALTGSVPAAGVRAVGMFTDGVTRLVEWYGRSWEALMAAAAAHGPARLLAEVREAESAHGTPGHGKPHDDATAVWISLAPPGDGRPGT comes from the coding sequence TTGCTGCACGTCGCGTACGCCACCGCCCCTGCTCCCGGCGGCGTCAACGAGGACTACGTGATCGCCGGTCCGGCGTGGGTCGCGGTGCTCGACGGGGCGACGGCGCCGCGCGGCGTGGAGTCGGGGTGCGAGCACGGCGTGCCGTGGCTGGTGCGGACGCTGGCCCGAGCACTGGTCGAGCCGGTGGAGGCGGGCGACCCGCTGCCGGAGGCGCTGTCCCGGGCGATCACGGTGACGAAGGACGCCCACGGGGGCACGTGCGACCTGGGCAACCCGCACTCGCCGTCGTCCACCGTCGCGATCGTGCGCCGTGCCGGTGAGCATCTGGAGTACCTCGTGCTGTGCGACTCCCCCGTCGGCGTGCTCCACACGGACGGCACTCTGGACGTCGTCGACGACGACCGCATCGGCCACCTGCCCGGGGGCCGCCCGTACTCGCTCGACCTGGTCGCGTCGCAGCGCAACCGGCGGGGCGGCTTCTGGGTGGCCGGGGCCGACCCCGGCGCGGCGTTCGAGGCGTTGACCGGGTCGGTGCCGGCGGCGGGGGTACGGGCGGTCGGCATGTTCACCGACGGGGTGACGCGGCTGGTCGAATGGTACGGCCGGAGCTGGGAGGCGCTGATGGCGGCGGCTGCCGCGCACGGGCCGGCGCGGCTGCTGGCGGAGGTGCGCGAGGCCGAGTCGGCGCACGGCACCCCCGGCCACGGCAAGCCGCACGACGACGCGACGGCCGTCTGGATCTCCCTCGCCCCGCCCGGCGACGGCCGGCCCGGCACCTGA
- a CDS encoding DUF7144 family membrane protein: MTYQARQQHITGWVGWVWFAGIMLILSGLFNAVSGLYGIFYRAVYVQAAGSLLVFDVTGWGWIHLLLGLVLIATGIAVSIGQTWARVVAVVLVMLNALTQLIWISVNPWWSLAVIAVDVLVLYALIVHGREAKELSG; the protein is encoded by the coding sequence ATGACCTACCAAGCTCGGCAGCAGCACATCACCGGCTGGGTCGGCTGGGTCTGGTTCGCGGGCATCATGTTGATCCTGTCGGGCCTGTTCAACGCCGTCTCCGGTCTGTACGGCATCTTCTACCGCGCTGTGTACGTCCAGGCGGCCGGGAGCCTGCTGGTGTTCGACGTGACCGGGTGGGGATGGATCCATCTCCTGCTGGGCCTGGTGCTCATCGCCACGGGCATCGCGGTCAGCATCGGCCAGACGTGGGCGCGCGTGGTCGCCGTCGTCCTCGTCATGCTCAACGCGCTCACGCAGCTCATCTGGATCTCGGTCAACCCGTGGTGGTCGCTCGCCGTCATCGCGGTGGACGTGCTCGTCCTGTACGCGCTGATCGTGCACGGCCGGGAGGCCAAGGAGCTCAGCGGCTGA
- the sigJ gene encoding RNA polymerase sigma factor SigJ, translating into MNDSDYLADRFEAHRSHLKAVAYRMLGSLAEADDAVQEAWLRLSRTDTSDVTNLGGWLTTVVGRVCLDMLRSRTSRREGSFEEHLPDPVVSPADGADPEQQALIADSVGLALLVVLESLAPAERLAFVLHDMFGVPFEEIAPIVGRTPAAARKMASRARTRVRGAAPAPDPDLARQRQAVDAFLAAARDGDFHALVAILDPDVVLRADRGAVGAGLVRVNGVAAVAGMLDTFHRFATAYAVHPALVNGMAGFVSAADGQPMSVLSFTVADGRIAAIDILSDPGRLAGLDLSLLDA; encoded by the coding sequence GTGAACGACAGCGACTACCTGGCCGACCGGTTCGAGGCGCACCGGAGCCACCTGAAGGCGGTGGCCTACCGGATGCTCGGGTCGCTGGCCGAGGCCGACGACGCCGTGCAGGAGGCCTGGCTGCGGCTGAGCCGGACCGACACGAGCGACGTGACGAACCTGGGCGGCTGGCTGACCACGGTGGTCGGCCGGGTGTGCCTGGACATGCTGCGTTCCCGCACCTCGCGGCGGGAGGGGTCGTTCGAGGAGCACCTGCCCGACCCGGTCGTGTCCCCCGCTGACGGGGCCGACCCCGAGCAGCAGGCGCTGATCGCCGACTCCGTCGGGCTGGCGCTGCTCGTGGTGCTGGAGTCGCTGGCCCCGGCCGAGCGGCTGGCGTTCGTGTTGCACGACATGTTCGGCGTGCCGTTCGAGGAGATCGCGCCGATCGTGGGCCGCACTCCGGCGGCGGCCAGGAAGATGGCCAGCCGCGCCCGCACCCGCGTGCGCGGCGCGGCCCCCGCGCCCGACCCCGACCTGGCCCGGCAGCGGCAGGCCGTCGACGCGTTCCTCGCCGCGGCGCGTGACGGCGACTTTCACGCGCTGGTGGCGATCCTCGACCCCGACGTCGTGCTGCGCGCCGACCGTGGCGCCGTCGGCGCCGGGCTGGTCAGGGTGAACGGCGTGGCGGCGGTGGCGGGGATGCTGGACACCTTCCACCGGTTCGCCACCGCCTACGCGGTGCACCCGGCGCTGGTCAACGGGATGGCGGGGTTCGTCAGCGCGGCGGACGGGCAGCCGATGTCGGTGCTCAGTTTCACCGTCGCGGACGGCCGGATCGCCGCGATCGACATCCTCTCCGACCCGGGTCGCCTGGCCGGCCTCGACCTGTCGCTCCTCGACGCCTGA
- a CDS encoding nitroreductase/quinone reductase family protein: protein MTSPSPLPAGMLRPGHVRLVHLLPFRAPAPLRARGRFALPEYGFAGILNRRTRHPMPLDFNQQIIEEFRANGGRVGGPFEGARLILLTTTGARSGAPHTTPLGYLPDGGERIIVIGSAGGSPKHPDWYHNVLAHPRVTVENGVFTYEAEATVLDGAERDSIFARAVENDPGWAEYQAKTDRVIPVVALTEVPVAGPPNINAPSFGAALKAVHDAFRRELALVRKEIATAGPGLGAQLRINCLTVCQGLHHHHVHEDQGMFPALARQHPSLAPTLERLGEEHRRVAALLEELQTVISGDDPDHLRVAAEVERLSDELERHLAYEEEQLIPILDGTAS from the coding sequence GTGACGAGCCCGTCCCCCCTGCCGGCCGGCATGCTCCGGCCCGGCCACGTCCGGCTCGTCCACCTCCTTCCTTTCCGCGCCCCGGCGCCCCTGCGGGCCCGTGGTCGCTTCGCCCTGCCCGAGTACGGCTTCGCGGGCATCCTGAACCGGAGAACACGACACCCCATGCCGCTAGATTTCAACCAGCAGATCATCGAGGAGTTCCGCGCCAACGGCGGGCGGGTCGGCGGCCCGTTCGAAGGAGCACGGCTGATCCTGCTGACGACCACCGGGGCCCGATCCGGAGCCCCGCACACGACCCCGCTCGGCTACCTGCCCGACGGCGGCGAGCGCATCATCGTCATCGGCTCGGCCGGCGGCTCGCCGAAGCACCCCGACTGGTACCACAACGTGCTCGCCCACCCCCGGGTGACGGTCGAGAACGGCGTGTTCACCTACGAGGCGGAGGCCACCGTCCTAGACGGCGCCGAACGCGACAGCATCTTCGCCCGCGCCGTCGAGAACGACCCCGGCTGGGCCGAGTACCAGGCCAAAACGGACCGCGTCATCCCGGTCGTGGCGCTGACGGAGGTGCCCGTCGCCGGGCCGCCGAACATCAACGCCCCGTCGTTCGGCGCGGCGCTGAAGGCCGTCCACGACGCCTTCCGGCGCGAGCTGGCCCTGGTGCGCAAGGAGATCGCCACCGCCGGGCCCGGCCTCGGAGCCCAGCTCCGGATCAACTGCCTGACCGTCTGCCAGGGGCTGCACCACCACCACGTCCACGAGGACCAGGGGATGTTCCCCGCCCTCGCCCGGCAGCACCCCTCGCTCGCACCCACCCTGGAACGGCTCGGGGAGGAGCACCGCAGGGTGGCCGCCCTCCTGGAGGAGCTGCAGACCGTCATCTCGGGCGACGATCCCGACCACCTCCGGGTGGCGGCCGAGGTCGAACGGCTCAGCGACGAGCTGGAACGGCACCTGGCGTACGAGGAGGAACAGCTCATCCCCATCCTCGACGGCACGGCTTCCTGA